In one window of Amblyomma americanum isolate KBUSLIRL-KWMA chromosome 9, ASM5285725v1, whole genome shotgun sequence DNA:
- the LOC144104447 gene encoding uncharacterized protein LOC144104447: MSSSSSQRSSQHRPRQQRGDSSDDSFGSLGRPSPDSQSSAVISLLSHSRTLKVPYGEQKRMLAQALLADSHFADSGELLQTMEKGVMYPVIHLYELPGPFVAMDDQLLGHDRLGPDYVLHQGIYEEIRQHLPYGRSPYARPDERRTAYIVAGFKVLEATFRDVMENNWKDWTGARSIYINLALEFGLHRFSLYRRSQPRSDFNTFSYVLLVECRTVTADNALRLMDFVQRFRSHRLTGYLSVYSARHLGLESYARTGDLLLLSPTLHGQDDWWKQVQDAVATSSNGSTSDLSSTSESTSSDDNPRPRTTMTMRCSTPGSSAQMQPLTAVEVVPSDSSKLYASINAASSANHHHLHKGRSLSTMTPIYENLVGCHSDSRSQSSRCSRRSGNGTGSNGSSTNGLGETDLSYSIEDTSSSSGTNAGSGSSDDADYLCDPRARSSSRSTMRRVWFEDCVLDNVIAQAAERQHDQRPSSAEPQVDPQERSLAKEYIALDEMLRNLQCADVPAEPVKKSVRRKLW; this comes from the exons atgtcgTCGTCGTCCTCACAGCGGTCGTCGCAGCATCGGCCCCGGCAGCAGCGGGGGGACTCGTCCGATGACTCGTTCGGCTCGCTGGGCCGCCCCTCCCCGGACAGCCAGAGCAGCGCAGTCATCTCGTTGCTGAGCCACTCGCGCACCCTCAAGGTGCCCTACGGAGAGCAGAAGCGCATGCTGGCACAGGCGCTGCTCGCCGACAGCCACTTCGCCGACAGCGGCGAGCTGCTCCAGACCATGGAAAAAGGAG TGATGTACCCGGTCATCCACCTGTATGAGCTGCCGGGGCCGTTCGTTGCGATGGACGACCAGCTTCTGGGACACGACCGACTGGGCCCCGACTACGTCCTGCACCAGG GCATTTACGAGGAAATCCGGCAGCACCTCCCGTACGGCCGCAGCCCGTATGCCCGGCCGGACGAGCGGCGTACGGCGTACATCGTGGCCGGCTTCAAGGTGCTCGAGGCCACCTTCCGGGACGTGATGGAGAACAACTGGAAGGACTGGACGGGCGCGCGCTCCATCTACATCAACCTGGCGCTGGAGTTCGGCCTGCACCGTTTCTCGCTCTACCGTCGCTCGCAACCCAG GAGCGACTTCAACACCTTTTCGTACGTGCTGCTGGTCGAGTGCCGCACAGTGACGGCGGACAACGCGCTGCGGCTGATGGACTTCGTGCAGCGGTTCCGGTCGCACCGCTTGACTGGCTACCTGTCCGTCTACAGCGCCCGCCACCTGGGCCTGGAGAGCTACGCCCGAACCGGGGACTTGCTCTTGCTCAGCCCTACATTGCACGGCCAGGACGACTGGTGGAAACAG GTACAAGACGCCGTGGCTACGAGCAGCAATGGCAGCACCTCTGACCTGTCGAGCACGTCGGAATCGACGAGTTCGGACGACAACCCGAGACCGCGAACGACAATGACGATGCGCTGTTCCACGCCGGGATCTTCCGCCCAGATGCAGCCCTTGACAGCCGTCGAGGTAGTGCCCAGTGATTCGTCGAAGTTGTATGCCAGCATCAACGCCGCCTCTTCAGCCAACCACCACCATCTGCACAAGGGGAGGTCCTTGTCCACCATGACGCCCATCTACGAAAACCTCGTGGGGTGCCACAGCGACTCTCGTTCTCAAAGCTCGCGCTGTTCCCGGCGCTCCGGCAACGGCACAGGCTCCAACGGGTCCTCGACCAACGGTCTGGGTGAGACGGACCTGTCTTACTCCATCGAGGACACGTCTTCTTCGAGCGGAACCAATGCCGGCAGCGGGTCTTCGGACGACGCGGACTACTTGTGCGACCCGCGAGCGAGGTCTTCCTCCAGGTCGACCATGCGCCGGGTCTGGTTCGAGGACTGTGTCCTGGACAACGTCATCGCGCAGGCTGCGGAAAGGCAGCACGACCAGAGGCCATCGTCTGCGGAGCCTCAAGTCGACCCTCAAGAGCGTTCGCTAGCCAAGGAGTACATCGCACTGGATGAgatgctgcgaaacttgcagtGCGCCGACGTTCCTGCTGAGCCTGTGAAGAAGTCCGTGAGACGGAAGCTCTGGTAG